Proteins from a single region of Hydra vulgaris chromosome 12, alternate assembly HydraT2T_AEP:
- the LOC136089115 gene encoding uncharacterized protein LOC136089115 translates to MPELSTCCIGKALNEQCYLSNKSKRYQGLSKLNQELISLRSKINPIDFICSYHEKVYLSRYENEHRRYCCNPLNKHAKNVKNSLRVISLSYAKDFGLITGQKICTSCRKVLNCKHNTKENELQEKEIYVDNHTLKEDLNSSITSFGCSPLKLVSKKDRVAYGKRKIDSIRAHTQKAVANVLGLEIAALCGIESPSKKCLKKTNTDLDNIMTQIKLKFEKTLSNSEKITLLTLTSDSWSIEKTQKFFFTSKRSVVQARKLSKKSGILSKPSPKSGRKLSEDVITEVVHFYECDEYSRVCPGKKEFVSVKVDSKKQHIQKCLLLVNMKELHIEFKKKYNYLKVGFSKFCELRPKWSLQVGGASGLHAVCVCQYHQNVKLLVQKIPGISDYKILLKLMVCSIENRDCMLHSCDKCPAKKVLLDYIDTLFTEKEISEVNFYQWQKSNYQCTLVPATLPLDEFIEMVYEQLDSLRVHHFISKSQATYYQHLKTNLKENQALVLLDFAENYSFLIQDAVQGFHWNNSQATVHPFVANFIKDGKLDSQSYCVISDHLKHGTDAVHCFIGNVIDKLKQLQTFEHIIYFSDGAASQYKNYKNLIRVALFCNIAW, encoded by the exons atgcCTGAGCTTTCTACTTGCTGTATTGGTAAAGCATTAAATGAACAGTGCTATCTatctaataaaagtaaacgCTACCAAGGACTGTCTAAACTAAACCAAGAGCTTATTTCTTTAAGAAGCAAAATAAATCccatagattttatttgtagcTATCACGAGAAAGTTTACTTGTCGAGGTATGAGAATGAACATCGCAGGTATTGTTGTAATCCGTTGAACAAGCACGCAAAAAATGTGAAAA ATTCTCTTAGAGTTATCAGTCTTTCATATGCCAAAGATTTTGGTTTAATAACTGGTCAAAAAATTTGCACTAGTTGCAGAAAAGTTCTGAATTGCAAAcataatacaaaagaaaatgaactccaagaaaaagaaatttatgttgACAACCATACATTAAAAGAAGatcttaattcaagtattaCAAGTTTTGGATGCTCACCTCTAaaacttgtttcaaaaaaagatagaGTTGCATATGGAAAGCGTAAAATTGATAGCATAAGAGCTCATACACAAAAGGCTGTTGCCAATGTGCTAGGTTTAGAAATAGCTGCACTTTGTGGAATTGAATCACcctcaaaaaaatgtttgaaaaaaacaaacacagaTTTAGACAATATTATGACtcaaattaagttaaaatttgaaaaaacattgtcaaattctgaaaaaatcACACTTCTTACACTCACTTCAGACAGTTGGTCAATAGAGAAAActcagaagtttttttttacttcaaaaagaTCTGTAGTACAAGCCagaaaattaagtaaaaaaagtggaATACTATCAAAACCTTCTCCAAAATCGGGTAGAAAACTAAGCGAAGATGTAATTACAGAGGTTGTTCATTTCTACGAATGCGATGAATATTCAAGGGTTTGTCCAGgaaaaaaagagtttgtttCAGTTAAAGTAGATAGTAAAAAGCAACATATCCAAAAGTGCCTTCTACTAGTCAATATGAAAGAGCTacatattgagtttaaaaagaaatataattatcttaaagttggattttcaaaattttgtgagCTAAGGCCCAAGTGGTCCCTTCAGGTGGGTGGTGCTTCTGGTCTGCATGCAGTTTGTGTTTGCCAGtaccatcaaaatgtaaagCTCCTTGTACAGAAAATTCCTGGAATTTCTGATtacaaaatcttattaaaattaatggtttGTAGCATTGAAAATAGAGATTGTATGCTGCATAGCTGCGATAAATGTCCTGCTAAAAAGGTTTTGTTAGACTACATTGACACTTTGTTTacagaaaaagaaattagtgaAGTTAACTTTTATCAATGGCAAAAATCAAATTACCAATGTACTTTAGTACCAGCAACTCTACCTTTAGATGAATTTATTGAAATGGTTTATGAACAGTTAGATAGTTTACGAGTGCatcattttatatcaaaaagtcAAGCCACCTACTACCAACatttgaaaactaatttaaaagaaaatcaagcTTTGGTTCTTCTTGACTTTGcagaaaactatagttttctaATACAGGATGCAGTGCAAGGTTTTCACTGGAATAACAGCCAAGCAACTGTGCACCCCtttgttgcaaattttataaaagatggAAAACTTGATAGTCAAAGTTATTGTGTTATATCAGATCATCTGAAACATGGAACAGATGCTGTTCATTGCTTTATCGGTAATGTTATTGATAAACTTAAACAATTACAAACATTTGAACACATTATCTATTTTAGTGATGGAGCTGcatcacaatataaaaattacaaaaatcttaTCAGAGTGGCACTTTTTTGCAACATCGCATGGTAA